A single Cryptococcus deuterogattii R265 chromosome 2, complete sequence DNA region contains:
- a CDS encoding DNA replication complex GINS protein PSF3 has protein sequence MEDDYFSITSILADNHKMSCTFALDVEGLGYLEGSTENDIHEGTKVELPFWLAQTLSVNQFTTFTLPLPYSNRVQSALIASPSSVKLSNLVGGNGWWYRWGKKLADMLEDVQATNIRNMLLRAFTGRLPTLQDLAAHHASADHTMPELSTSKAEMFRDGMEGDERELFSIGQDSGRLFKTWYDRKKGSR, from the exons ATGGAGGACGACTACTTCTCAATAACGTCCATCTTGGCCGATAACCAT AAAATGTCATGCACCTTTGCGCTCGACGTTGAGGGCTTAGGGTATCTGGAAGGGAGTACCGAGAACGAT ATCCATGAGGGCACAAAGGTCGAGCTCCCGTTCTGGTTGGCCCAGACATTAAGTGTCAA CCAATTCACAACATTCACACTGCCTCTTCCGTACTCCAATCGTGTCCAGTCCGCCTTGATCGCGTCTCCTTCTAGTGTCAAACTCTCCAATCTAGTTGGTGGAAATGGGTGGTGGTACCGCTGGGGAAAGAAGCTCGCGGACATGTTGGAGGATGTACAAGCTACAAATATCCGGAATATGCTTTTGAGA GCATTCACAGGGCGATTACCAACTCTACAAGATTTGGCCGCTCACCACGCCTCAGCAGATCATACAATGCCGGAGCTGAGTACAAGCAAAGCGGAGATGTTCCGagatggaatggaagggGATGAAAGAGAGT TATTCTCCATCGGACAAGATTCAGGGCGATTATTCAAGACATGGTATgacaggaagaaaggaagcaGATGA
- a CDS encoding histone deacetylase complex subunit has protein sequence MPRSPSPSRGRSRSLSTRSRSRSPYSNRSPSPSPKGPRTPHLIRVFVTKGRHTPLADFDAGVFPTRDEFQVYAWQTSTPSELIKLLYPSFPAPYRSPQTRFHFRHVYVDANPRGLYRFKDLTSFIGRDLQSSNNDDSMDLDEDRELGKKGRKIEEKPLDDYGFVTGDFLSVSITIPEPRHPVGSLAAGALAGIAGNSSAGPAGLREREGPRGGFGWGDRGGDRERPQRSIAPTSAPGEGPDATRWGRGAPLPPQGRIGSRGGRGGYERAPLPEGRWNRNDDRNGPTGPARDRSRSPRRNRRESWGKRRD, from the exons ATGCCTCGATCTCCATCACCGTCCAGGGGTAGGAGCAGATCCCTATCCACTCGATCTCGTTCTCGCTCCCCTTACTCAAACAGGAGTCCCTCCCCCTCACCGAAG GGACCGCGGACACCGCATTTGATCAGGGTTTTTGTTACCAAAGGAAGACACACTCCTCTGGCTGACTTTGATGCCGGTGTCTTCCCAACAAGAGATGAGTTCCAGGTTTACGCTTG GCAAACATCAACCCCAAGCGAACTTATAAAGCTCCTTTACCCATCATTCCCCGCTCCTTACCGATCTCCTCAAACTCGATTCCATTTCCGACACGTTTATGTCGATGCCAATCCGCGCGGCCTCTATCGTTTCAAAGACCTCACATCTTTCATTGGTCGCGATCTGCAAAGCAGCAATAACGACGACTCTATGGACCTGGATGAGGATAGGGAGCTCggcaagaaaggaagaaagattgaagagaaaCCATTGGACGACTATGGTTTCGTTACTGGAGACTTTCTGAGCGTCAGCATTACTATTCCAGAACCCCGACATCCTGTCGGCTCACTCGCTGCTGGTGCCCTTGCTGGTATTGCTGGTAATTCTTCCGCCGGCCCGGCCGGATTGCGCGAGCGTGAGGGTCCAAGAGGAGGGTTTGGCTGGGGTGACCGGGGAGGTGATCGAGAACGACCGCAGCGCTCAATCGCGCCAACTTCTGCCCCGGGAGAGGGGCCAGATGCTACCCGATGGGGTCGGGGTGCCCCTTTGCCGCCACAAGGTAGGATCGGCTCcagagggggaagaggagggtaCGAGAGGGCGCCGTTGCCTGAAGGAAGGTGGAACCGTAATGATGATAGGAATGGGCCCACTGGGCCGGCAAGGGATAGAAGTAGGAGCCCACGGAGGAATCGAAGGGAGAGCTGgggcaaaagaagggattAG
- a CDS encoding AGC/AKT protein kinase, producing MMSWKFGKKFKEGGFLSGKHHSSNNSPSDTSRSTTPTPGNPHPEDAVKPPVPRSGMLKIRVTAAKGLNLPQGVSVPAPIQEALTTNPTPASRIASSPPTAVVKAAGANRDSVQRRQVWWLPYLVLEFDKNEVLVDALGGDLASPVWMYSATFDVSRISEISATVYLRTKEPHAEGGAKSNGEGEGEDMGNSDLCLGSIRFTPNLDSLRVTDDWMTVQGGGGTGSINVQVSFKPASGQTLTIDSFELLKVIGKGSFGKVMQVRKRDTLRIYALKTIRKAHIVSRSEVTHTLAERTVLAQVNCPFIVPLKFSFQSKEKLYLVLAFINGGELFHHLQREGKFNETRSRFYSAQLLLALEHLHSFNVIYRDLKPENILLDYAGNIALCDFGLCKLNMSNSDTTNTFCGTPEYLAPELLSGHGYTKCVDWWTLGVLLYEMLTGLPPFYDENTNEMYRKILTEPLRFPDSVRPEARSLLTGLLNRDPRQRLGVNGAQDIKNHPFFAKHINFTKLWNKQIQPPFKPAVASAIDTSNFDEEFTNEVPLDSVVDDSHLSQTVQQQFEGFSWSVSPLGESVGRY from the exons ATGATGTCCTGGAAATTTGGTAAAA AAttcaaggaaggaggattCCTATCGGGCAAACACCACAGCTCTAACAACAGCCCTTCCGATACCTCTCGCTCTACCACTCCTACCCCTGGCAACCCTCATCCTGAAGATGCAGTCAAGCCGCCTGTACCTAGGAGTGGTATGCTCAAGATCCGTGTGACTGCCGCAAAGGGCCTTAACTTGCCTCAGGGAG TCTCTGTTCCTGCCCCAATCCAGGAAGCTCTTACTACCAATCCTACCCCTGCTTCCCGCATAGCTTCATCCCCGCCCACTGCCGTCGTCAAGGCAGCTGGTGCCAACCGTGACTCTGTCCAACGTCGCCAAGTCTGGTGGCTCCCCTACCTTGTTCTCGAATTCGACAAGAATGAAGTCCTCGTCGATGCGCTTGGCGGTGACTTGGCATCGCCAGTGTGGATGTACAGTGCGACTTTCGATGTTTCAAGGATAAGCGAGATTAGCGCTACGGTGTACTTGAGGACGAAGGAGCCTCATGCTGAGGGCGGAGCAAAATCGAACGGTGAAGGCGAGGGTGAGGATATGGGTAACTCAGACTTGTGCCTGGGTAGCATCAGATTCACGCCCAACTTGGACTCTTTG AGGGTGACAGACGACTGGATGACTGTGCAaggcggtggtggtacAGGGTCTATCAATGTTCAGGTGTCCTTCAAGCCTGCTTCT GGACAAACTCTTACCATTGACAGTTTTGAGCTACTCAAAGTTATTGGCAAGGGTAGTTTCGGTAAAGTCATGCAAGTCCGCAAGCGTGACACCCTTCGAATTTACGCTCTCAAAACCATCCGAAAAGCCCACATTGTCTCTCGATCCGAAGTTACTCACACTTTGGCAGAACGTACTGTCCTCGCCCAGGTTAACTGTCCCTTTATTGTACCCTTAAAGTTCTCGTTCCAGTCCAAGGAGAAGCTGTACTTGGTCTTGGCGTTTATCAACGGAGGAGAGTTGTTCCACCACTTGCAGAGGGAGGGTAAGTTCAACGAGACCAGATCGAGATTCTATTCGGCCCAATTACTGTTGGCGTTGGAGCATTTGCACTCCTTCAATGTAATTTACAG AGATTTGAAGCCCGAAAACATTCTGTTGGATTACGCGGGGAACATCGCTCTTTGTGACTTTGGACTTTGTAAGCTCAACATGTCGAACTCGGACACCACAAATA CCTTCTGTGGTACACCTGAATA TCTTGCTCCTGAACTTCTTTCCGGTCACGGCTACACCAAATGCGTGGACTGGTGGACCCTTGGTGTCCTATTGTACGAAATGCTTACTGGTCTTCCTCCGTTCTACGACGAAAACACCAACGAAATGTACCGCAAGATCCTCACCGAACCTTTGCGCTTCCCCGATAGCGTTCGTCCCGAAGCCAGGTCTCTTCTGACTGGTTTGCTCAACCGAGATCCTCGCCAACGACTCGGTGTCAACGGCGCCCAGGATATCAAGaaccatcccttcttcgccaaacACATCAACTTTACAAAGCTCTGGAACAAGCAAATTCAACCACCTTTTAAGCCCGCTGTAGCGAGTGCTATTGACACTTCCAACTTTGATGAGGAGTTTACCAACGAGGTGCCCCTTGACTCGGTCGTGGACGACTCACACTTGTCCCAGACTGTGCAACAGCAATT CGAGGGATTCTCTTGGAGTGTTTCTCCCCTTGGCGAATCTGTTGGACGATATTAG
- a CDS encoding xylitol dehydrogenase — translation MTANQKSQKAVVCHGAVDLRVEDRDIPAPKPDEVQIKVAMTGLCGSDLHYYLHGANGTFKIRDPLVLGHESCGIVSAVGSNVNAGFNLKVGDRVAMEVGVYCKTCKMCRQGRYNLCANMRFASSAKTYPHLDGTLREVMNWPAELVYKLPPGLELPLAALAEPLSVVLHAYRRAHLSPGARILVIGTGAVGLLTCALARASGCTSVVAVDIEQGKLDFAAQQGWTTSTFCLPRGPRVSGVEALEAAGKAWEALKASDAVQSVEGLEDGFDAVFECTGVESCMQMAPMAAAIGTKVLFVGMGTKVLALPCGPSLLSEVDLIGVFRYCNTYPDALALLASGKLGDVSKMASHYYSLDQAVEAFEDLKRGRDKDGRTVIKPMVGNLELCGIKQ, via the exons ATGACTGCCAACCAGAAGAGCCAAAAGGCCGTCGTCTGCCACGGTGCTGTTGACTTAAGAGTC GAAGATAGGGATATCCCTGCGCCCAAGCCGGATGAGGTGCAAATTAAGGTGGCAATGACTGGATTGTGTGGATCTGACC TCCACTACTACCTTCACGGTGCGAACGGTACTTTCAAGATCCGAGACCCCCTCGTCCTCGGTCACGAATCCTGTGGTATCGTCAGCGCGGTCGGCTCTAATGTGAACGCCGGCTTTAATCTCAAGGTTGGTGACAGGGTCGCTATGGAAGTTGGCGTCTACTGCAAGACCTGCAAGATGTGCCGACAAGGCAGGTACAACCTTTGTGCGAACATGCGATTCGCGAGCTCTGCAAAGACCTACCCTCATTTGGACGGGACATTGCGGGAGGTCATGAACTGGCCTGCCGAGTTGGTTTAcaa GCTCCCCCCTGGCCTTGAACTCCCCcttgctgctcttgctgAACCCCTCTCTGTCGTTCTCCACGCCTACCGACGAGCTCACCTCAGCCCTGGTGCTCGAATCCTTGTCATTGGTACTGGTGCTGTCGGTCTTCTCACCTGCGCCCTCGCCCGAGCGAGTGGATGCACCAGCGTCGTTGCCGTCGACATCGAACAGGGCAAGCTCGACTTCGCCGCTCAACAAGGCTGGACAACAAGCACTTTCTGCTTGCCTAGGGGCCCTAGAGTTAGCGGCGTCGAGGCTTTGGAGGCTGCTGGTAAGGCGTGGGAGGCTTTGAAGGCCAGCGATGCGGTGCAATCTGTGGAGggtttggaagatggtttCGATGCTGTTTTCGAATGTACTGGTGTTGAGAGCTGTATGCAGATGGCCCCTATG GCCGCTGCTATCGGCACCAAGGTCCTTTTCGTTGGTATGGGCACCAAGGTCCTCGCCCTTCCCTGCGGtccctcccttctctccgaAGTCGACCTCATCGGTGTCTTCCGATACTGCAACACCTACCCTGATGCCCTCGCTCTCCTGGCTTCCGGTAAGCTCGGTGACGTCAGCAAGATGGCGAGCCACTACTACTCTCTCGACCAGGCTGTTGAGGCGTTTGAGGACTTGAAGCGGGGTAGGGACAAGGACGGCAGGACTGTTATCAAGCCTATGGTTGGAAACTTGGAGTTGTGCGGCATCAAGCAGTAA
- a CDS encoding transcriptional adapter 3: MPRQFPNPLLPLLHSTTYPQLPSVSDLETIRQALAEYASSASGSGSSVNGGSGAGAGAGGFGGVGTGMGVDGGGTPGAMGDDIKKKDKKRKEREDEDRERERDREKEKEKERERAAIEANERASMRLEMAEKARLAHTHGHAGQGVSGKKKGLSAVAGKGSSTASPTGVKVKRERSLSPAPSNTSTTSFKPSASQQTYSGQIKKKKKIKRVLDSDDETPSTRDRSMTLASPPPPSHPHPSTTSGLKLKISHTQPKRPSVDATHSPSSSSTPLPGAHIDFTLPAQPSRPLVPTRQGPRQPMKPGPKKQSEVDEDYSNKKAPNQVAFPTFWSAVEPYLRDVREDDLAMLGFKTDPAESYEIPPKGRHYTEVWDEEDGNPPGTRTRFPVPNLRQQQIQQSQQGLNHTRKNTLALSGGAGTATQMIPHFVPAQEMRDENLVDEQRGLGALTERVVAAVVGTFVGDDKERERERRERERMENGEVGGERVDPVKVDVVDLEERMKHELRAVMLLGEHEEFDPNNRDDDEITSALRQCQRLLVHQTALNEARKTRLAEIAKQRLAYTEYRAALDGVEKSIEEAWLKRIKKYGLSPKKKLMVEAGGPGTVVGEHGEVVQLNASGRPPVPDTLKRLVDTRKSWMGSVGQVIKERPRGELIGIPGESVYKGIEEGESSV, from the exons ATGCCACGCCAATTCCCaaaccctctcctccctttACTCCACTCTACGACCTACCCTCAATTACCGTCTGTATCTGATTTGGAGACTATCCGACAAGCGTTGGCAGAGTATGCTTCGTCAGCATCGGGATCGGGATCGAGCGTGAATGGCGGCAGCGGTGCTGGTGCCGGTGctggaggatttggagggGTGGGAACGGGAATGGGggttgatggaggagggaCACCGGGGGCGATGGGGGATgatatcaagaagaaggacaagaagcGTAAAGAAcgggaggatgaggaccgggaaagggaaagagatagggaaaaggagaaggagaaggaaagagagagagcgGCGATAGAAGCGAATGAGCGAGCGAGTATGCGGTTGGAAATGGCCGAGAAAGCACGGCTGGCACATACGCATGGACATGCGGGACAAGGGGTgtctgggaagaagaagggattgagTGCGGTTGCGGGCAAAGGGTCGTCCACTGCGAGTCCGACAGGGgtcaaggtgaagagggaaaggtcTT TGAGCCCGGCACCGTCGAATACCTCGACAACATCATTCAAACCTAGTGCATCGCAACAGACGTATAGTGGAcaaatcaagaagaagaagaagatcaagaggGTGTTGGACAGCGATGATGAAACGCCCT CAACGAGGGACCGCTCAATGACCCTCGCCTCCCCACCGCCACCGTCACACCCACACCCATCCACCACATCCGGCTTGAAACTCAAAATCTCGCATACCCAGCCTAAACGCCCCTCGGTCGACGCTACCCActccccttcatcatcctccacaccCCTCCCCGGCGCCCACATTGATTTCACCCTCCCCGCCCAACCTTCCCGCCCGCTCGTCCCTACGAGGCAAGGACCGAGACAACCGATGAAACCGGGGCCTAAAAAGCAAAGCgaggtggatgaagattatAGTAACAAAAAGGCGCCGAATCAGGTTGCGTTTCCGACGTTTTGGAGTGCGGTGGAGCCGTACTTGAGGGATGtgagagaggatgatttGGCCATGTTGGGCTTCAAG ACCGATCCTGCAGAATCGTATGAAATTCCTCCCAAAGGACGACATTATACCGAAGtatgggatgaagaagatgggaatcCGCCCGGTACACGTACGCGCTTCCCCGTCCCCAACTTGCGGCAACAACAAATCCAACAGTCCCAGCAGGGTCTGAATCATACGCGTAAGAATACGTTGGCTCTATCCGGGGGAGCGGGAACGGCAACGCAGATGATTCCGCATTTCGTACCGGCGCAAGAAATGAGGGATGAGAATCTGGTGGATGAGCAACGAGGGTTGGGTGCGTTGACGGAGAGGGTTGTCGCCGCTGTGGTTGGGACGTTTGTAGGGGATGacaaggagagagaaagggagagaagggagagggagaggatggagaatggagaggtgGGTGGGGAAAGGGTGGATCCTGTAAAAGTGGATGTGGTTGATTtagaggagaggatgaaacaTGAATTAAGGGCGGTTATGTTGCTAGGCGAGCACGAAGAG TTTGACCCCAATAATCGAGATGACGACGAGATCACATCCGCTTTACGCCAATGTCAACGCCTTTTAGTGCACCAAACAGCACTGAACGAAGCTCGTAAAACGCGTCTTGCGGAAATAGCGAAACAACGCCTGGCGTACACAGAGTACCGCGCCGCGCTCGACGGTGTGGAGAAATCTATTGAAGAAGCATGGCTGAAACGTATTAAAAAGTATGGGCTATCACCTAAAAAGAagttgatggtggaagCTGGGGGACCGGGGACGGTGGTCGGGGAACATGGAGAAGTGGTACAGCTGAATGCGTCTGGCCGGCCGCCGGTGCCAGATACGTTAAAACGGTTGGTGGATACGCGTAAAAGCTGGATGGGGAGTGTTGGGCAGGTGATCAAGGAACGGCCGAGGGGAGAACTGATAGGGATTCCGGGGGAGAGCGTGTACAAGGGTAtagaagagggagagagtAGTGTATAG